The following nucleotide sequence is from Achromobacter spanius.
TCGTGCCCAAGTTCCTGGTGGAAGCGGACGGCAGCCTGGGCAAGCGCAACGACGTCTGGTGCGCGTCGTTGGAGCACAAGCTTGGCATTCACGGCAGCCCGACGGCGGTGCTGCTGTATGGCTCGGGCAAGGGCGAAGTCGGCGAAGGCGCGGTGGGTTATCAGGTCGGCGAACTGAACCGTGGCCTTGAGTACATGTTCATCATGATGAACGCCGCGCGTTTTTCGGTGGGCCAGCAGGGTATCGGCGTGTCTGAACGGGCGTATCAGCACGCGCTGGCGTACGCGCGCGAACGCGTGCAGGGGCGCGCGGTGGAAGGGGCGGCCGGGCCGGTGGCCATCGTGCGCCATCCTGACGTGCAACGCATGCTGCTGACCATGAAGGCGTTGACGGAAGCGGCCCGCGCCGTTTCGTACGTGACGGCTGCCGCGCACGACAAGGGCACGCATCACCCCGACCCTGAACAGCGCTCGCGCAACCGGGCGTTCTACGAATACATGGTGCCCATCGTGAAGGGCTACTCGACCGAGACCGCGGTGGAGGTCGCGTCGCTGGGCATTCAGGTGCACGGCGGCATGGGCTTCATCGAGGAAACCGGTGCGGCGCAGTTTTATCGGGATGCGCGCATCCTGCCCATTTACGAGGGCACCACCGCCATTCAGGCCAACGACCTGGTTGGCCGCAAGACGCAGCGCGACGGCGGCGCTACCGCCTACGCGGCCATTGCCGCCATGCGCGAGACGCTGCGCGCGGTCGAGGCCGAGTCGGCACGCGCGGCCGCGCCCGAGCGCGATGCGCTGCGCCTGTTGCGCGACAACCTGGATGGCGCCATCCAGGCCTACGAGGCAGGCGTCGGCTTTATTCTTGAGCAGTCGGCCGCGAACGTTCGCGCGGTGTTTTCCGGCAGCGTGCCCTACCTGATGCTGGCCGGCGTGGTGCACGGTGGATGGCAGATGGCGCGCGCCGTGTTGGCGTGCCGTCGGCATCTGGCAGCGGGGTCGACGGACCCGTTCCATAAGTCGAAGATCGCGACGGGATTGTTCTATGCCGCGCACATCCTGCCGCGCGCGCTTGCCCTGTCCGCAGCAGTGCGCGCCGGGGTCGTGGCGGACGCCTGCGGGGCGGACGCGAATATTGCATAAGGTTATATGGCTTGCGTATTTCGTCGGCCGAAGGTTTGATGGAAGAATCGTTTTTGACGCGTTAAGCTGCACGTTCAAGCCCCATTTCTGAGCGGCCCGTTGAAGCCGGGCGGCCAGATCCCTCCCACTCTATCCGCATACAGGAGACACCATGAGCCATCTACGTCTGGGCGACACCGCCCCTGATTTTGAACAGGATTCCTCGGCCGGTCCCATCCGCTTTCACGAGTATCTGGGCAATAGCTGGGGGGTACTCTTTTCTCATCCGGCCGACTTCACGCCCGTGTGCACCACCGAACTGGGCTACACGGCCAAGCTTGCCGACGAATTCGCCAAGCGCAACGTGAAGGTGCTGGCCCTGTCGGTTGACGGCACGGATTCCCATACGAAGTGGATCGAAGACATCAACGACACGCAGTCCACCCAGGTCAACTTTCCCATCCTGGCCGACAAGGACCGTAAGGTCTCCGAGCTTTACGACATGATCCACCCGAACGCCAACGCAACCCTGACGGTGCGTTCCGTGTTCATCGTGGACCCGAACAAGAAGGTGCGCCTGATCATCACGTACCCGGCCAGCACGGGCCGCAACTTCAATGAGATCCTGCGCGTCATTGATTCGCTGCAACTGACGGACAGCCACAGCGTGGCCACGCCGGTCAACTGGGAAGATGGCGACGACGTGATCATCGTTCCGTCGCTGCAGGACGAAGCCGTTATCAAAGAGAAGTTCCCCAAAGGCTACAAGGCCGTGCGTCCGTACCTGCGCGTTACGCCGCAACCGAATAAGTAAATTCGGATTTCGGGGGGGAGCCCCTATGCGTTGAAAGCGGTTTTTCGCCGCCCGAACCGCCGCCTTTCCCATAGGGAAACGCGGCGGTTTTTCTTGTTTGGGATGGCGGTCCTATATGCCTGCGAGCGATGAGCAATCAAATAATGATTCGTTCCGTTCAGGATGGGCAACACGCACACTTGCTTCCATATTGCCAAATACAGGGAGCAGGGAATGGCGTTCGGGAAAGCGGGTTGGTTGGCCACGCTGGTGGTGGCGGCGGTTTCTCTGACGGCCATGGCGCCGGCTCAAGCTCAGCAAAAACAAACCTTGTTGAATGCGTCCTACGACCCCACGCGCGAACTCTATCGCGCCATTGATGACGCCTTCATCAAGCAGTACAAGGACAAGGCCAATGTGGACCTGACGATCCGCCAGTCGCACGGCGGTTCGGGCCGCCAGGCGCGCTCGGTCATTGATGGGCTGGAAGCCGATGTGGTGACGCTGGCGCTGGCCTATGACATCGATGCCATCGCCGACCGCGGCTTGATCCCCGCGAACTGGCAGTCGCGCCTGCCGCGGAACAGCTCGCCCTATACCTCGACCATCGTGTTCCTGGTGCGCAAGGGCAACCCCAAAGGCATCAAGGACTGGGACGACCTGATCAAGGACGGCGTGCAGGTCATCACCCCCAACCCGAAAACCTCGGGCGGCGCGCGGTGGAACTACCTGGCCGCGTGGGCCTACGCGCTGGAAAAGAACGGCGGCAGCGAAGATAAGGCGCGCGCCTACGTCAGTGATCTGTTCAAGCACGTACCGGTGCTGGACACCGGCGCACGCGGCGCCACCACGACCTTCGTGGAACGCGGCGTGGGCGACGTGCTGCTGGCCTGGGAAAACGAAGCCTTCCTGGCGCTTGAAGAACTGGGTCCGGACAAGTTCGACATCGTGGTGCCGTCGCTGTCCATTCTGGCTGAACCACCGGTGGCCGTGGTCGACAAGACCGTGGACAAGAAGGGCACGCGGGCCGCCGCCCAGGCCTATCTGGAATTCCTGTACACCCCGGCCGCGCAAGAGATCATCGCCAAAAATTACTACCGGCCCATCGACAAGACGGTTGCCGCCAAGTACGAAAGCAAGTTTCCCAAGCTCAAGCTCGTCACCATCGACGACAAGATCTTCGGCGGCTGGCGCAAGGCGCAGAAGGACCATTTCAGCGATGGCGGCACCTTCGACCAGATCTATCTGCCGCAGAAGAAATAACGACAAGGTTCTGGAACGACGGCCATGACGACAGCCTCCAACCCGACAGCGAACGGCGCGCCAGCGCTTTTTGCCGCACGGCGCAACAGCCCGGGCGTGCTGCCCGGATTCGGTATATCCATGGGGTATGCGGTGCTGTACCTGAGCGTGCTCGTGCTCATTCCCTTGGCCGCGCTGCCCATCAAAAGCGCTGAGCTGGGCTGGCACGGTTTCTGGGATACCGTGACGGCGCCCCGGGTGATGGCGTCGTATCAATTGACCTTTGGCGCTTCGCTGCTGGCGGCGCTGGTGAACCTGGTGTTCGGCTCGGTCGTGGCGTGGGTGCTGGTGCGCTACCGCTTTCCCGGCAAGAAGATTCTGGACGCGCTGGTGGATCTGCCGTTCGCGTTGCCGACGGCGGTGGCAGGCATCGCCCTGACCGCGCTGTATTCGCAAAAGGGTTGGCTGGGCGGGCCGCTGTCAGAGTGGTTTGGATGGAAGGTGGCGTTTACGCCGCTGGGTATCGTGATTGCGCTGATCTTCATCGGCGTGCCCTTCGTGGTGCGCACCGTGCAACCCGTGCTGGAAGACGTGGAGCGCGAGATCGAAGAAGCCGCCGCCAGCCTGGGCGCCAGCCGCTGGCAGACCGTACGCCGCGTGCTGTTGCCCACCATCCTGCCGGCCTTGCTGACGGGCTTTGCGCTGGCGTTCGCGCGGGCGGTTGGGGAATACGGGTCGGTGGTGTTCATCGCCGGCAACATGCCCATGGTGTCCGAGATCACGCCGCTGTTGATCATTTCCAAGCTTGAGCAGTTCGACTACGCGGGTGCTGCCGCCATCGCCACCGTGATGCTGGTGTTGTCCTTTGTCATGCTGCTGGTCATCAACCTGCTGCAAGGCTGGCAAGCCCGCCGCAACCTCGGGAGGCTGGCATGAGCGCAGCGGATCGTCCTGCCCATTTGACCGAACCACGCTGGGTGCGCGGGATCCTGTTGTTCATTGCGTTGTCGTTCCTGACGCTGTTCTTGCTGGTGCCGCTGGCGGCGGTGTTTGCCGAGGCGTTCAAGAAGGGCTGGCAGCTTTATCTGGCCGCCATCGTCGAACCCGATGCGTGGTCTGCCATCCGGCTGACCTTGCTGGTGGCCGCGATTGCGCTGCCGGCGAACCTGGTGTTCGGCGTGGCCGCCGCGTGGGCCATCACCAAGTTTCAGTTTCGCGGCAAGCAGTTCCTGATCACGCTGATTGATCTGCCGTTTTCCGTATCGCCCGTGGTGGCGGGGCTGGTCTTCATCCTGCTGTTCGGTACGCAAGGGTGGATGGGCGCTTGGCTGCAGGACCACGATTGGAAGATCGTCTATGCCGTGCCCGGCATCGTCCTGGCGACCTTGTTCGTGACTTTTCCCTTTGTTGCGCGCGAACTGATTCCGTTGATGCAGGCGCAAGGCAGCGAAGAAGAACAGGCCGCGTTGACGCTGGGCGCCAGCGGCTGGCAGATCTTCTGGCGGGTGACGCTGCCCAACATCAAGTGGGGGCTGCTGTACGGCGCCATCCTGTGCAATGCGCGAGCCATGGGCGAGTTCGGCGCGGTGTCGGTGGTGTCGGGGCAGATTCGTGGGCTGACCAACACCATGACCCTGCACGTCGAGATTCTCTACAACGAATACCAGTATTCCGCGGCGTTCGCCGTGGCATCCTTGCTGGCCTTGCTGGCGCTGGTGACGCTGGTGGCGAAGAACGTGGTCGAGTGGCGCAACGCCCGATTCCTGCGGGCCGCCGACCTGCCCGTCGAGTATCCCGGGCCGGCGACGGCAAGCCTCAAGCCGGCTGCGGCGTAACGCGCGGCGGCTAAGACGGAGACAAGCATGAGTATTGAAGTTCGCAATTTATCCAAGCGGTTCGGGCAATTCCGCGCGCTGAACGACGTGTCACTGCATATTGAAACTGGCGAACTGGTGGCGTTGCTGGGGCCTTCGGGCTGTGGCAAGACGACGCTGCTGCGCATCATCGCGGGCCTGGAAGCCCCCGATACCGGCAGCGTGCTGTTCGCGGGCGAAGACGCGACCGCCGTCGACGTGCGTCGGCGTCAGGTGGGATTCGTGTTCCAGCACTACGCGCTGTTCAAGCATATGACGGTGTTCGAAAACGTTGCCTTCGGGCTGCGCGTGAAGCATCGGTCGCAGCGCCCTTCCGAAGATCAGATCCAGCGCAAAGTGCATGACCTGCTGACGCTGGTGCAACTGGACTGGCTCGCGGACCGCTATCCGGCGCAGTTGTCGGGTGGGCAGCGCCAGCGCATCGCCCTGGCGCGCGCGCTGGCCGTGGAGCCCAGGGTGCTGCTGTTGGACGAACCCTTCGGGGCGCTGGACGCCAAGGTGCGCAAGGAACTGCGCCGCTGGCTGCGGCGCCTGCATGACGAGCTGAACGTGGCCAGCGTGTTCGTGACGCATGACCAGGAAGAAGCGCTTGAAGTCGCCGACCGCGTGGTGCTGATGAACGCGGGCCGTATCGAACAGGTAGGCACGCCGCGCGAAGTCTGGGAAGCGCCGGCGACGCCGTTCGTATACGGATTTCTGGGTGATGTGAACCAACTGCAGGGCGTGGCTACGCGCGGTATCTGGGAAGGGGCCGGACTGTCCTTGCCCGCGCCCGACCTGGCGCAAGCCGAGGCGCGGCGCGCCACCGCGTATGTGCGTCCGCATGAGTTCGAGATCGAGCGTTATCGGGCGGGTGGCGAGGGCATTGCCGTGCGCTTGTCGCACGCTTATCTGGCGGGCCCCAGCGCGTATCTGGAACTGGCGCGCCAGGATTCCGACGCCATCATCGAAGCGGAAGTGCCCGAGCATCTGTACCGGCAGATGGATCTGCGCGATGGCGATACCTTGTTGGCGCGTCCCCGGCGCGCCCAGATTTTTGCGGTGCAAGCATGACGACTATTGCTGATCTTTCTTCCCTTCTGGACGCGGGGCTGGCCGCGCGCTGGAACACCTTGACCGAGCGTCTGGCCGACGTCCAGCGGCGCTATCCCGACGCCGCGCTGGCCTCGTCGCTGGCGGCCGAAGACATGTTGCTGACGCACGCCATCTATGACTCGGGCCTGGACCTGGAAGTGTTCACGCTGGACACCGGCCGCCTGCATGCCGAAACGCTGGGCGTGCTGGACGCCGTGCGCGCGCGCTATGGGCGCGATGTCACGGTGTACCGGCCGGATGCGGCGGCGGTGGAACAGCACGTTGCGGCGCATGGTGCATATGCGTTCTATGAAAGCGTTGACCTGCGCAAAGCCTGTTGCCAGATCCGCAAGGTCGAGCCGCTCAAGCACGCGCTGGCCGGGCGCGGCGCCTGGATTACCGGGCAGCGCCGCCAGCAGTCCACCACCCGTGGCGAATTGCCGCTGGAAGAGCAGGACCCGGTGTTCGGCCTCTACAAGTTCAACCCGCTGGCCGAATGGACCGAGAACGAGGTCTGGGCCGTGATCCGCGCGCTGGGCATTCCCTACAACCCCTTGCACGACCAGGGCTATCCGTCCATCGGCTGCGAACCCTGTACGCGCGCCATCCGGCCGGGCGAGGACGTGCGCGCGGGGCGTTGGTGGTGGGAGTCGTCGGACTCCAAGGAATGCGGCCTGCATGCGGGTAACCGCGTCATCGGCATCGTGGCGCGCGGCGAGTGACGCCATCCATGAATTCACAATCTGTTTTAGGGGAATAACCTATGTCCGCTGTGATCCAACGCAGCCACCTGGATTGGCTGGAATCCGAAGCCATCTTCATCATGCGCGAGGTAGCCGCCGAAAGCGAAAAGCCCGTGCTGCTGTTCTCGGGCGGCAAAGATTCGGTGGTGCTGCTGCGCCTGGCCGAAAAGGCCTTTCGCCCCGGGCGCTTCCCGTTCCCGCTCATGCACATCGATACCGGCCACAACTTCGATGAAGTCATCGCCTTTCGCGACCAACGCGCCGCGGAACTGGGCGAGGAACTGATCGTGCGCAGTGTTGAAGATTCCATCACGCGCGGCAGCGTGGTGTTGCGCCGCGAAACGGATTCGCGCAACGCGGCTCAGGCGGTGACGCTGCTGGAAGCGATCGAGGAATTCGGCTTTGACGCCTGCATCGGCGGCGCGCGGCGCGACGAAGAAAAGGCGCGTGCCAAGGAACGCATCTTTTCGTTCCGCGACGAGTTCGGCCAATGGGATCCCAAGGCCCAGCGGCCCGAACTGTGGAACCTGTTCAACACCCGCGTGCATCGGGGCGAAAACATGCGCGTGTTCCCGATCTCGAACTGGACCGAGCTGGACGTCTGGCAATACATCCAGCGCGAGCAATTGGCGCTGCCGTCCATCTACTACAGCCACGAGCGAGAGGTGGTGCGCAGGAAGGGCCTGCTGGTGCCCGTGACCCGCCTGACGCCGCCGCAAGATGGCGAACAAGTCGAGCGCTTGCCGGTGCGTTTCCGCACAGTGGGCGATATTTCCTGCACCTGCCCGGTGGCTTCTGATGCCGCCGACACCTACTCCATCATCGCCGAGACGGCAGTGACCGACATCACCGAGCGCGGCGCCACGCGCATGGACGACCAGACTTCCGAGGCCTCGATGGAGCGCCGCAAGAAGGAAGGCTATTTCTGAATGCACAACGCCGGCTGCGGCTGGCGGCAGGGGACGCACATGAATGCACTGAACGATTCTTTTCTTTCCGGCGCCGGCACGGGCGTGTTGCGCTTGATCACGGCGGGGTCCGTCGATGACGGCAAGTCCACCTTGATCGGCCGTTTGCTCTACGACAGCAAGGGCGTGTTTGCCGACCAGCTGGACGCCATCTCGCGCGCCAAGCACAAGCGGGTCGCGGGCGACGGCATCGACTTTTCGCTGCTGACCGACGGCCTGGAAGCCGAACGCGAGCAGGGCATCACCATCGACGTGGCCTATCGCTATTTCTCCACGCCCGCGCGCAAATTCATCATTGCCGACGCGCCCGGCCACGAGCAGTACACCCGCAATATGGTGACGGGCGCATCGACGGCGGATGTGGCGGTGATACTCATCGACGCCACGCGCGCGGCCGACGGCAAGCTGTTGCCGCAGACCAAGCGGCACAGCACGATCGCGCGGCTGCTGGGCATCCGCCACATTGTGGTGGCCGTGAACAAGATGGACCTGGTGGATTGGGATCAGGCCGTGTTCGACCGCATCCGCGATGCGTATGCGGACCTGGCCACCAAACTGGGCATTGCGCATTTCGATGTGCTGCCGCTGTCGGCGCTCAATGGCGACAACGTGGTGACGCTGTCGCCCAAGACGCCGTGGTACGAAGGCCAGCCCTTGTTGGCGTTGCTGGAATCGCTGGACCTGGCCAGCGACGGGCGCGCGTTGCCGTTGCGCTTTCCGGTGCAATGGGTGGCGCGGCACGGCGGCGATCAGAAGGAAGACTTTCGCGGCTACGCGGGGCGCGTGGCCAGCGGCGTGCTGCGCGCGGGCGATGCGGTCACCGTGCAGCCGTCGGGCGTGACGGCGGTGGTTCGCGAGGTGCGCGTGTTTGACCGCGTGTTGGATGAGGCGGTGGCCGGCGATTCCGTCACGTTGGTGTTGGACCGTGATGTGGACGTGTCGCGTGGCGACGTGATCGTGCACACGGCCGCGCCCGCGCAAGTGACGCGTGAGTTCGAGGCCGAGCTCTGCTGGCTGGATGCGCAAGCCTTGAATCCGGCGCGCAAGTATCTGTTGAAGTCGGGCACGCGCCTGACGTCGGCGAAGATCCGCGCGGTGCTCTCGCATCGCGACATCCACGAATTGCAGGAAGTGGAAAACACCGAAGGCACCTTGCAGATGAACGACATTGGTCGCGTGACTTTCACCACGCGCGAGGCCTTGGCGGTGGATCGTTATGCGGATGTTCCGGCCACGGGCGCCTTTATTTTGATCGACGAAGCCACACATCAGACGGCGGCGGCGGGCATGTTGCGTTAATGCCTGTCTGGGCCGAAAAACAACGTATTTTCGGTCCGATTTTTGCTGTTGTATTTCTTCCAAACCCAATGCCGGTGCGGGTTTCCAGGCGATATCGCCTGGTGAAATCGATTTGTTCAGACGCGCTTGGCGTCTTGCGGTAAAGTGGGGCTGTCTTACGAAAAGGCTTTTGGTGCTTGTCAAAACCACTGTGTTTTTGTACAGTAGTTTTTATGGCACGCACCGATCATTCTTTTCTCGCCGGTTCTGGGTCCCCGGCTGCCGCCCCCGCCGCCTTGCGCGGTCGGGGTGCGGTTACTAATGTTCGGCATCGCTTTCAGCGCGATGACCGTGTGCAGGTCGATGACGGCTGGTCCGGTTCCGGTCTGCCAGCGGATTTCGTCGAATCCGTCCCTGATAATTTCTCCGACAACTCTCCCGAAAGCACGTCCGACCATTCGGCCCCTGGCGCTAGCTCTCCGCGCGGCGCGACGGTCATTCCCATCGTGCCCGATACGCGCCTTGAGCCGCCCGTTCCCAAGACGACAGTTATCGCGGAAGAAGCCCGCAAGATGCTGTCGCGCAATGATTCACCCGATATCCCCTTTGATGTTGCCGTGAACCCTTACCGGGGTTGCGAGCACGGTTGCGTGTATTGCTACGCCCGGCCCACGCATTCCTACCTGGGCATGTCGCCCGGGCTGGATTTTGAAACCCGCCTGGTCGCCAAGGCTAACGCCGTCGAGGCCTTGCGCGCAGAACTCGCGCGCCCCGGCTACAAGCCATCGCCCATCAATATCGGCTCGGCCACCGATGCCTATCAGCCCATCGAACGCGACTGGCGCCTGACGCGCGGCATGCTGGAACTGATGCTGGAAACCCGGCATCCCGTAACCATCGTGACCAAGAACGCGTTGGTGGCGCGTGACCTGGACCTGCTGGCGGCGTTGGCTGAACAGAATCTGGTGGTGGTCTATATCAGCATCACCACGCTGGACGCCGGTATGGCCCGCACGCTGGAGCCGCGCGCCGCGGCGCCCTGGCGGCGGCTGGAAGCCGTGCGCAGCCTGACGGATGCGGGCGTGCCGGTGGGCGTGCTGGTGGCGCCGGTCATCCCCTTCATCAACGACGAATCCATGGAACACATCCTCCAGGAGTCCAAGGCGGCCGGCGCGCATTACGCCAGCTATACCGTCTTGCGCCTGCCCTGGGAGGTCAAGACCTTGTTCGAAGACTGGCTCAACGCCCATTACCCCGACCGCGCCCAGCGCGTCTTGCACCGCATAGAAGACCTGCGCAATGGCCGCCGCAATGACCCGAACTTCGGTTCGCGGATGCGGGGCACCGGCATCTGGGCAGACCTGCTGCGTCAGCGCTTTGCCGTCGCCACCCGCAAGCTGGGGCTGAACCGCCACCGTCTGGCGCTGGATTGCGATCGCTTCCAGCCCCCGGTGATGGCAGGCGCTACGCCATCGCTGTTTGCGGCCGGCGTTGCGGCTGCCTCGGGCGGTGCATTTACTGGCGGCACATCTTCTTCCGATTTCCTATCCCCGGTTGGCGCGCAAGCGTCTTCAGGGGTCCCCCATTCTGGCGGGTTGCCCGCAGTCAGCGGCGCCTATGGGCGCGGCGAACGCCAATTGCGCGCGTTGGCGGCTGGCCAGTTGTCGCTGTTCGATTGATCGCGGCTCGTCGCCGTGTCGGCCGCCATGGCGGCGTGGAATTATTTCTTCAAGGAGTTCTTATGAACACCGCTGATTTTTCCGTTTTGTCTGACGAGCTCGTCGTCTCATTGAACCCGCTGCGCCGCGGGGCCCATCGCGCCCGTGCCGTGTGCGCCCGGCTGACGGGTCTGGCCATGCCTTGGACGAGCGCATCGGCCGGTGGCGAACGGCGCGACCGCAGCCGGTCGGGCACCGCGCCGGCACGCTGGCCGTTTCCGCCCGCGCCGGTTGAAGAGGGAACGCTAGTGGGGCAGGCCGTATCGGTGCCCATGCCGGCGCCCGTATCGGTGCCCGTCTCTGCGCCCGTATCGGTACCCGTATCCGGCATTCGTCCCGTGACCGCGCCAGCGGTGGCCCCGGCCACGCCGGCATCTGTCGTGCGCGAGCGCAGCCTGGGCAACGCCACGGTAGAGCCCGTGACCTCCCAAGTGACCATGAAGGCGATGGTGTTGGATGTGGTGATGGTGCTGGCGTGGGGCGCAATCATCCCCGGGCTGATGTGGCTGGGCGCGGCGGCGGGCTTCTAAGCAGTCAGGCACCATGCCTGGGGCAGCGCAATCAGCTGGAACCCAGCAGGATCACGCCCACCAGAATGGCAAGGCAGCCGGCCAAACGGCCCGGGCCTACCTTTTCGCGCAGCAGGAACATGCCAGCCAGGGTGCCAAGCATCATCGACATTTCGCGGGCTGGCGCCACCAGGCTCAAGGGCGCGCCGTTGCGCAAGGCGTACAGCACCAGGATGTATCCCAGCGGAGACAGCAGGCCCACGGCCAACGCCAAGTGCCAGTGCCCACGCATGGACTCCCAGGCTTGAGCACGCCGGCTCAGCATGTGGGGCGTCATCATGGCGGTTCGAGTGACACAGGTAAACCAGTCGAACAGTACGGGGCTGATCAGCAGCACCTTCACGCCATAGGCGTCCACCACGGTATAGGCGGCGATGAACAGGCCGATCACCACGCCCCAGCGCACGCCAACCCAGGCTTGCGCCTGCTTGAAGATGGTCAGCCTACCCTGGGTGGCAATCAGCAGCACCCCGATGACCACGCACAGCATGCCGATAATGCCGGTGCTGGTGGCGGGTTCGCCCAGCAGCAGAAAGGCCCCTGTCGTGGACAGCAGCGGGCCGGTGCCTCGTGCAATGGGGTACACCACGGACAAGTCGGCCACCTGATAGCCCCGTTGCAGGCACAGGCTGTAGCCCAGGTGCAACAGGCTGGATGTCAGGATGGCGCCTACGACGGGCCAGGTCCAGCTCATGCCGTCGTGTACCAGCACCCAGATCACCCAGGGGGCATAGAGCACCGAAGCGCATAGCCCGTAGGCAAACACGAATGGGGCGCCCACCATGGCCGCGCGCTTGGCAAGCAGGTTCCACGTTGCGTGGGCCATCGCCGCCAGGACGACCAATATCAGGGACGTATACGACATGAGGGAACAGCGTCAGATGACGTGTTTGTGACAGAAGTGGCAAGGGTACAGCAAGCCACGGGAAGGCCGCCATTCTACTCGACGCTTACGCAAACTTTTGGTGTAGAATCATTGGTTTGCCAAATCTCATCCTCTGCTTGCGGCACGAGTAACAACATCGGTAAAAATCGCACGGCAAAAATTTTTAGTCCGCAAAGACATGATGATCTAGGAGTTCTCATGAACCTTATCGCTATCCTGGAACAGGAAGAAATTGCCCGTCTGACCGGCGGCCAAGCCAAGCCTGAATTTGCTCCTGGTGACACCGTCATCGTGAGCGTGAACGTCGTTGAAGGCACCCGCAAGCGCGTGCAGGCCTTCGAAGGCGTTGTTATCGCCAAGCGCAATCGCGGCCTGAACTCCGCGTTCACCGTGCGCAAGATTTCGTCGGGTGAAGCCGTGGAACGTACGTTCCAGCTGTACTCGCCGCAAATCGCCGGCATCGAAGTCAAGCGCCGCGGCGACGTGCGCCGCGCCAAGCTGTACTACCTGCGCAACCGCTCGGGCAAGTCGGCACGTATCAAGGAAAAGCTGGTCAGCAAGCAAGCCTCGGCGGCTTGATCGCTTATCGGCACACGGCCCTACCAGTGTCGGACGTTCGCGCCATTCAGCGTTTCCGTCCGGCACGGGTTTCCGGGTTAAAAAGGCACCTGCGAGGGTGCCTTTTTCTTTTTGCAAAGCCGTATGTCTGATTCCTCGTATTCCGCGCGGCCACGACGGCCGCTCGTGCGTCCCGGCTTCGATCCGGCGACGCAACCGTGGGTAGTGGCCAATGAGTCCTTGCCGGCCGTGCCCGCCAGCCTGCTGACCCCGCATCGCTTGCGGGGCACGCTGACCCAGCCCTCCACGTGGAGGCTGGAGCTGTCTCGCGACAACGACCTGCGCTATCCCGGGCGCGAAGGCGCGCCAGTGCCTGCCGCCGTGCTGATCCCGCTGGTCACCCGCGACAACGGCGTGCACATCATGCTGACCCAGCGTGCCGCGCACCTGCATGACCATGCCGGGCAGGTGAGCTTTCCGGGTGGTCGCATCGAAACCAGTGATTCAACCCCTGTCGCCGCCGCCTTGCGCGAGGCGCAAGAGGAAACGGGCTTGCCCGCCGACCATGTTGAAGTGTTGGGCAGCATGCCGCCTTACCTGACGGCAACCGGTTTTTCGATCATTCCGGTGGTGTCGCTGGTGCGTCCGGGCTTTGAGCTGGCGCCCGACGCTTTCGAGGTGGCCGAAGTGTTCGAAGTGCCGCTGTCGTTTCTGATGGACCCCGCCAACCATCGGCTGTATGAAGCCCGCTTGGACGACGGTCGGGTGCGAAATTATTACGGCATGCCCTACGGCAAGCATTTCATTTGGGGCGCCACGGCAGGCATGCTGCGCAATCTTTATCACCTGTTGCGTAACGGCTTGCAGCCTGGCTGACAACCCAGGCTCGCAGCACCTTGCCCCTGCACACGCAACAAAAGACGGCCATTT
It contains:
- the rplS gene encoding 50S ribosomal protein L19, which gives rise to MNLIAILEQEEIARLTGGQAKPEFAPGDTVIVSVNVVEGTRKRVQAFEGVVIAKRNRGLNSAFTVRKISSGEAVERTFQLYSPQIAGIEVKRRGDVRRAKLYYLRNRSGKSARIKEKLVSKQASAA
- a CDS encoding DMT family transporter, which codes for MSYTSLILVVLAAMAHATWNLLAKRAAMVGAPFVFAYGLCASVLYAPWVIWVLVHDGMSWTWPVVGAILTSSLLHLGYSLCLQRGYQVADLSVVYPIARGTGPLLSTTGAFLLLGEPATSTGIIGMLCVVIGVLLIATQGRLTIFKQAQAWVGVRWGVVIGLFIAAYTVVDAYGVKVLLISPVLFDWFTCVTRTAMMTPHMLSRRAQAWESMRGHWHLALAVGLLSPLGYILVLYALRNGAPLSLVAPAREMSMMLGTLAGMFLLREKVGPGRLAGCLAILVGVILLGSS
- a CDS encoding CoA pyrophosphatase; translated protein: MSDSSYSARPRRPLVRPGFDPATQPWVVANESLPAVPASLLTPHRLRGTLTQPSTWRLELSRDNDLRYPGREGAPVPAAVLIPLVTRDNGVHIMLTQRAAHLHDHAGQVSFPGGRIETSDSTPVAAALREAQEETGLPADHVEVLGSMPPYLTATGFSIIPVVSLVRPGFELAPDAFEVAEVFEVPLSFLMDPANHRLYEARLDDGRVRNYYGMPYGKHFIWGATAGMLRNLYHLLRNGLQPG